The nucleotide sequence CGAAACAAGCATGAGGGTTGAATAATGCGATCCAGAAAGTCCGTCTCAAAAAACAAGCGTCTCCATTGCCTTGCCAGCCAAAAAGGCGCAGTCCTGGTTATCGTGCTGGTGGGCTTTTTTGCCTTCCTCGGGTTTACGGCCCTGGCCATCGACATCGGCCATCTCGCCGTGGTGGGCAACGAACTCCAGAACGCCGCCGACGCCGGAGCCCTTGCCGGCGCCGCCGACCTCTATTACCCGGAGGGCACTGTTCCGAAAAGCAAAGTCGGCACCGTCAACGACGACTCCAACAAAACGGCGTGGGAGACCGCCCTGAAAAACACCGCGGACGGGTCCGCCGTGGAGGTCAAAGACTACTCCACCAATAAGGCCGACGTCCAGAGGGGCCACTGGAACATGAAAACCCGGACCTTCACCCAGAGCGACGTCCTGGACCCGGTCAACCTTGCCGGAGCGACCAAGGACGACCTCGACAAGATGGACGGCACCTACACCTTCCCGCCGGGTACGGGAAACAAACCGGTCTTCATCAACGCCGTCAAGGTCATCGCCCGCCGGGAAGCCACGCCGGCAAAATCCTTCTTCGCCGGCATTTTCGGCATTGACGGCTTTGCGCGGCAGAAGGACGCGATCGCGATCGTCGGCCCGGCCGGCCCGCCGGTGCAGGTGGACGTGCCCATCGTCATCTGCGAGGGCAGCCTGCGGGACGCGGACGGCAAATTAACCTGCAACCTGGGACGCCTGATCAACAGTTCGGACAAAACCGACTCCAACACCGGGGCGTGGACCAACCTGTCCGAGGGCTGCGCGCAAAACTTTAATGCAAGCGACTTGAAAGACCTTATCGACTATCCCGATCAATGCATCGAGGCGGACCGGAAGATCAGCACCGGGACATCCATCTCGACCGGCGGAGGACAGGTCCAGGGCCCCTTCGACTCCCTGCGGATGTGCGGAAGCTTTTTCAACCAGAAGGAGCTCTCCAAGGACCCCACCCTCGTGCAGGCGTCGGAACCCTGGGAGGTCAATGTCCCCGTCGTGGACTGTCGCGCGGACACCTCCGACCCCGACAGCCCGGACCTGAAAAACCCCAGTGGCTGCATGGAGGTGATCGGGACCGTCACCATGGAAATCATCATGATAACCGACGTCTTTCCCGCGACCGCGGAAAAGAAATTCGAGGATCTGGTGCCGGTGATGGCCGGCTGCATTGACACGGGCGTTTTAGAGTGCACTTCAACCGCGGACGGCACCCTCTGGGATGGCTCGGCTTTTACCGGAGAGGATCGCTGGAACAGCTACGTGGACGCCTTTGACCTGGAGATCTCACCCGGTGTCCCCGCCACAGCGGACAACTATTACCAGAAGGCGATCTACGCCAAGCCCGACTGCGAATTCAAACCCGAGGACAGCACCGTTGGCGGAACAATGTCCAACAAGCTTGCCAGGTTTCCTGTTCTGGTGAAGTAATTTCATGGCCTTAATTATCAATCCTGAAGGAAAGCAGTATGGCGAAGGAACTCTCCATTGCAATCGACATCCCGGACCGCCGGCTGGCTAAATCGATCGAGGACCATCTCAAAAGCCTGGCCGACACCCTACTCTCCCGCCTGCCCGACCCTACGGAGGGTTCGGGGCACGGCCATGTGAAGGGCCACCCCGACATCATCATTCTCGGGGAGAGCCCGGAGACAGGGGACCTCTTTACCCGATTACACCACCTCAAGAGTGAATACCCCGCGGCAGCGGTTTTCCTGATGTCCACCGACCAGAGCCCGGAACACATCGTCGAGGCGATGAAAGCCGGAGTGTCCGAGTTCCTGGTTGCCCCCAGCAACCCGGCCAAGCTGACCGCCGCGGTGGAAGAGGTCCGCGCCAAACTGGCCAACGCCGGTAAAAGCGCCAAAGGGAACGCCTTTAGCTTTATCAGCGCAAAGGGCGGACTGGGCGCCACCGTCATCGCCGTCAACTCCGCGACCGCCATGACCATGCGAAAGGACAACTCGGTTGCCTTCTGCGACATGAGCACCCAGTCGGGCGACGCCTCGGTGTTGCTGGACATCGTCCCACAGACCACCATCATCGATATCTGTCTGAATTTCCACCGTCTGGATATCGCCTTTTTGAGGGGGGCCATGACAAAGAACAAAACCGGCCTCGACTTTCTGGCCGCCCCCCTCAACCCCGAAGAGTGCGAAAACATCTCCCCTGAGCACGTGGCCCGGATCATGGAACTGGCCAAAAAGCTCTACGACAACGTGATCGTCGATTGCACCTCGATGTTCATCGACGACTCGACCGTGGAAGCCTTGAAGCTTTCCAAAAAGGTCTTCGTCGTCTCCGACCTTTCGGTTCCGGCGGTCCGCAACACGGCCCGCCTGATCCAGCTGATGAAAAAAGTCGGCATCGACCCGGGCAATATCGAAATCGTCATCAACCGCTATATCAAGGGAGGCGCGCTTTCCATCGAAGAGGTCGAGAGCACCCTCGAGAAGCATATTTTCTGGCTCTTCCCCAACGACTTCACCGACGTCGTTTCGTCCATCAACCGAGGCATCCCCCTGATCAAGTATCATCCAACAGCGCCATTTTCCAAAAACGTCGTGGACTTCGTCGACAAGATCCTGACTCCCGGCGCGAGCGGGGACTACCGGGGCATCCGTGGGACATTCGGAAGAGCGATCTAGGAGGACATCGTGGCATTCAGGGAAATGTTTTCAAAAAATCACCGCACCACCGACGCCGCCCCCCCAGCATCCACGGAAACGGGAAGGGACTACACCTCCTTTTATGATCTGAAGCATAAGATCCACGGCCGCCTCATCGAAGAGACCAACCTGGCCGCCCTCGACTCCATGGACCCGGCTGAAATCAAGACCGAGGTCGGCGGGGTGGTGGAATACTTCCTCCAGGAGGAGCAGGCCCTGCTCAACGAGGAGGAAAAACGCCAACTCATCGTAGAGGTCCTCAACGAGCTCATGGGCCTGGGGCCCATTGAGCCGTTTTTAAAGGATCCCACCATTTCCGACATCCTCTGCAATACCTACAAGGACATCTTTGTCGAGCGTTTCGGACTGCTGGAAAAGACCAGCGCCCGCTTTATCGACAACGCCCACCTGATGAACATCATAGACCGGATCATTTCGCGGGTGGGCCGGCGCATCGACGAATCGTCCCCGATGGTGGACGCCCGCCTCCCGGACGGGTCGAGGGTCAACGCCATCATTCCTCCCCTGGCCATCGACGGCCCGATCCTCTCCATCCGCCGATTCGCCGTCAACCCCCTGAAGATGCAAGACCTGGTCAACTACCGCACCCTCACACCCCAGATCGCTGAATTTCTCGCCGGATGCGTCAAGGCCAAGCTCAACATCATGATCTCCGGCGGCACCGGGGCCGGCAAGACAACCCTGCTCAACATCCTTTCGGGCTTTATACCGGCCAACGAGAGGATCGTCACCATCGAGGATTCGGCCGAACTCCAGATGCAGCAACCGCACGTGGTCCGGCTGGAGACCCGACCTGCAAGCATCGAGGG is from Desulfuromonas sp. and encodes:
- a CDS encoding CpaF family protein, whose amino-acid sequence is MAFREMFSKNHRTTDAAPPASTETGRDYTSFYDLKHKIHGRLIEETNLAALDSMDPAEIKTEVGGVVEYFLQEEQALLNEEEKRQLIVEVLNELMGLGPIEPFLKDPTISDILCNTYKDIFVERFGLLEKTSARFIDNAHLMNIIDRIISRVGRRIDESSPMVDARLPDGSRVNAIIPPLAIDGPILSIRRFAVNPLKMQDLVNYRTLTPQIAEFLAGCVKAKLNIMISGGTGAGKTTLLNILSGFIPANERIVTIEDSAELQMQQPHVVRLETRPASIEGTGTVTQRDLVRNSLRMRPDRIIIGEVRGAESFDMLQAMNTGHEGSLTTIHANTPRDSLTRLESMILMTGTNLPESAMRFMLSSALDLIIQSTRLTDGTRKVTAISEVVGMEGEVITLQDIFVFEKKGVDKDGKVLGRFMATGIRPKFADRLELAGIEVPEDLFSIDRYYE
- a CDS encoding pilus assembly protein TadG-related protein, with product MRSRKSVSKNKRLHCLASQKGAVLVIVLVGFFAFLGFTALAIDIGHLAVVGNELQNAADAGALAGAADLYYPEGTVPKSKVGTVNDDSNKTAWETALKNTADGSAVEVKDYSTNKADVQRGHWNMKTRTFTQSDVLDPVNLAGATKDDLDKMDGTYTFPPGTGNKPVFINAVKVIARREATPAKSFFAGIFGIDGFARQKDAIAIVGPAGPPVQVDVPIVICEGSLRDADGKLTCNLGRLINSSDKTDSNTGAWTNLSEGCAQNFNASDLKDLIDYPDQCIEADRKISTGTSISTGGGQVQGPFDSLRMCGSFFNQKELSKDPTLVQASEPWEVNVPVVDCRADTSDPDSPDLKNPSGCMEVIGTVTMEIIMITDVFPATAEKKFEDLVPVMAGCIDTGVLECTSTADGTLWDGSAFTGEDRWNSYVDAFDLEISPGVPATADNYYQKAIYAKPDCEFKPEDSTVGGTMSNKLARFPVLVK